Proteins encoded together in one Oncorhynchus mykiss isolate Arlee chromosome 7, USDA_OmykA_1.1, whole genome shotgun sequence window:
- the LOC110527489 gene encoding MAGUK p55 subfamily member 4 isoform X1 — MRQTVEAEVVMSSPRLSDHGLRQILSDVVEEVKHSINKEINGAELLYSLLNAPWLKSLLKVHECLRQHQREPPAPFLPYTTQLIQQILTDMRTVRNTSAEARELYSLLRGPHLQALISTHDMVAQKDYEPVLPPIPDNLPDDEEAMRIVCLVKNKQQLGATIKRNGITGEIFVARVIHGGLADRSGLLHAGDRITEVNGYSVNGLEPEQVIERLARSQGTLMFKVVPITDRPVNNQTILYVRAMADYSPQQDPAIPCAEAGMDFRKGDLLEIVDQSDSLWWQAKKLPSTSACAGLIPSTNLLRRKQKEFWWSQPYQPHTCIKPLSTVNEEEDLIDEKCVEADEEAFESEELREEEGEFSTNIEGIYLTGFRRSLRLCRRQSLSTSSSQQSFYTRSGYNALNNPYEEVVRYQRNPQDKHRLVALVGPSGVGVNELRRRLIKINPVTFQGAVPHTTRAARSYEESGKEYHFINRELFENMVYNNRFLEYGEYKDNFYGTSRDAVKDVLNSGRICVIDIEPHAIQSVRTHELKAYIIYVKPPTAERMKETRKDAQITTNYYDNRPFKEEDFQEMEVAARKMESHYCQFFDSVMVNDGLQDSCVQLLRAVRRAQDEPQWVPASWIRPTEEF, encoded by the exons ATGAGGCAGACTGTGGAAGCCGAGGTGGTGATGTCGTCCCCTAGACTGAGTGACCATG GGCTAAGGCAGATCCTGTCTGACGTGGTAGAGGAGGTGAAACATTCCATCAATAAGGAAATCAACGGGGCAGAGCTCCTATACAGCCTCCTCAATGCCCCCTGGCTCAAGTCCCTGCTCAAA GTGCATGAGTGTCTGCGGCAACACCAGAGAGAGCCTCCTGCTCCCTTCCTACCgtacacaacacagctcatcCAACAG ATTCTGACTGACATGAGAACAGTTCGGAACACTTCTGCTGAGGCCAGGGAGCTTTACAGTCTCCTCAGGGGACCACACCTCCAG GCTCTGATATCAACCCATGATATGGTGGCCCAGAAGGATTATGAGCCTGTGCTGCCTCCTATCCCTGACAACCTCCCTGACGATGAGGAGGCCATGAGGATTGTCTGTCTGGTGAAGAACAAGCAGCAGCTG ggAGCCACGATAAAGCGAAATGGGATAACAGGGGAGATCTTTGTGGCACGGGTGATCCATGGAGGACTGGCAGACCGCAGCG gtcTGCTACATGCAGGGGACAGGATCACAGAGGTGAATGGTTACTCCGTAAATGGCCTGGAGCCTGAGCAGGTCATTGAGAGACTG GCCCGGTCTCAAGGCACCCTCATGTTCAAAGTGGTTCCCATCACAGATAGACCAGTCAACAACCAGACGATA CTGTATGTGCGTGCCATGGCAGACTACAGTCCCCAGCAGGACCCGGCCATCCCCTGCGCCGAGGCAGGTATGGACTTCAGGAAGGGAGACCTGCTGGAGATCGTGGACCAGTCAGACTCCCTCTGGTGGCAGGCCAAGAAACTACCCAGCACCTCGGCCTGTGCTGGCCTTATCCCCTCCACCAACCTGCTCAGGAGGAAACAGAAAGAGTTCTGGTGGTCTCAGCCCTACCAGCCGCACACCTGCATCAAACCCT TGAGCACTGTGAATGAAG AGGAAGACCTGATTGATGAAAAGTGTGTTGAAGCTG ATGAGGAAGCTTTTGAATCTG AGGAGCTAAGAGAAG AGGAGGGTGAGTTCAGCACTAACATCGAGGGGATCTATCTAACTGGGTTCAGACGTAGCCTGCGTCTGTGTCGGCGCCAGTCCCTAAGCACAAGCTCCAGTCAGCAGTCCTTCTACACACGCAGCGGCTACAATGCCCTCAACAACCCATACGAAGAGGTGGTACGATACCAGCGCAACCCGCAGGACAAACACCGCCTGGTCGCCCTCGTGG GTCCCTCTGGCGTTGGAGTGAACGAACTTCGCAGACGGTTAATCAAAATCAACCCAGTGACCTTTCAAGGGGCAGTGCCTC ACACGACACGAGCCGCGAGGAGCTATGAGGAGTCTGGTAAAGAGTATCACTTCATCAACAGGGAACTGTTTGAGAACATGGTTTACAACAACAG GTTTCTGGAATACGGGGAGTACAAAGATAATTTCTACGGCACTAGTCGTGATGCTGTGAAGGATGTTTTGAACAGTGGAAGGATCTGTGTCATCGACATCGAGCCTCAT GCCATCCAGTCAGTGAGGACACATGAGCTTAAGGCCTACATTATCTATGTGAAGCCGCCCACCGCAGAACGCATGAAGGAGACCAGAAAGGATGCTCAGATCACCACCAATTACTATGATAACAGACCTTTCAAA GAGGAAGACTTCCAGGAGATGGAGGTGGCAGCCAGGAAGATGGAGTCTCACTACTGCCAGTTCTTTGACTCTGTGATGGTGAACGACGGGCTGCAAGACTCATGTGTTCAGCTACTGAGGGCTGTGAGGAGGGCTCAGGATGAGCCACAGTGGGTTCCTGCCAGCTGGATACGACCCACAGAGGAGTTTTGA
- the LOC110527489 gene encoding MAGUK p55 subfamily member 4 isoform X2: MRQTVEAEVVMSSPRLSDHGLRQILSDVVEEVKHSINKEINGAELLYSLLNAPWLKSLLKVHECLRQHQREPPAPFLPYTTQLIQQILTDMRTVRNTSAEARELYSLLRGPHLQALISTHDMVAQKDYEPVLPPIPDNLPDDEEAMRIVCLVKNKQQLGATIKRNGITGEIFVARVIHGGLADRSGLLHAGDRITEVNGYSVNGLEPEQVIERLARSQGTLMFKVVPITDRPVNNQTILYVRAMADYSPQQDPAIPCAEAGMDFRKGDLLEIVDQSDSLWWQAKKLPSTSACAGLIPSTNLLRRKQKEFWWSQPYQPHTCIKPLSTVNEEEDLIDEKCVEADEEAFESEEGEFSTNIEGIYLTGFRRSLRLCRRQSLSTSSSQQSFYTRSGYNALNNPYEEVVRYQRNPQDKHRLVALVGPSGVGVNELRRRLIKINPVTFQGAVPHTTRAARSYEESGKEYHFINRELFENMVYNNRFLEYGEYKDNFYGTSRDAVKDVLNSGRICVIDIEPHAIQSVRTHELKAYIIYVKPPTAERMKETRKDAQITTNYYDNRPFKEEDFQEMEVAARKMESHYCQFFDSVMVNDGLQDSCVQLLRAVRRAQDEPQWVPASWIRPTEEF, from the exons ATGAGGCAGACTGTGGAAGCCGAGGTGGTGATGTCGTCCCCTAGACTGAGTGACCATG GGCTAAGGCAGATCCTGTCTGACGTGGTAGAGGAGGTGAAACATTCCATCAATAAGGAAATCAACGGGGCAGAGCTCCTATACAGCCTCCTCAATGCCCCCTGGCTCAAGTCCCTGCTCAAA GTGCATGAGTGTCTGCGGCAACACCAGAGAGAGCCTCCTGCTCCCTTCCTACCgtacacaacacagctcatcCAACAG ATTCTGACTGACATGAGAACAGTTCGGAACACTTCTGCTGAGGCCAGGGAGCTTTACAGTCTCCTCAGGGGACCACACCTCCAG GCTCTGATATCAACCCATGATATGGTGGCCCAGAAGGATTATGAGCCTGTGCTGCCTCCTATCCCTGACAACCTCCCTGACGATGAGGAGGCCATGAGGATTGTCTGTCTGGTGAAGAACAAGCAGCAGCTG ggAGCCACGATAAAGCGAAATGGGATAACAGGGGAGATCTTTGTGGCACGGGTGATCCATGGAGGACTGGCAGACCGCAGCG gtcTGCTACATGCAGGGGACAGGATCACAGAGGTGAATGGTTACTCCGTAAATGGCCTGGAGCCTGAGCAGGTCATTGAGAGACTG GCCCGGTCTCAAGGCACCCTCATGTTCAAAGTGGTTCCCATCACAGATAGACCAGTCAACAACCAGACGATA CTGTATGTGCGTGCCATGGCAGACTACAGTCCCCAGCAGGACCCGGCCATCCCCTGCGCCGAGGCAGGTATGGACTTCAGGAAGGGAGACCTGCTGGAGATCGTGGACCAGTCAGACTCCCTCTGGTGGCAGGCCAAGAAACTACCCAGCACCTCGGCCTGTGCTGGCCTTATCCCCTCCACCAACCTGCTCAGGAGGAAACAGAAAGAGTTCTGGTGGTCTCAGCCCTACCAGCCGCACACCTGCATCAAACCCT TGAGCACTGTGAATGAAG AGGAAGACCTGATTGATGAAAAGTGTGTTGAAGCTG ATGAGGAAGCTTTTGAATCTG AGGAGGGTGAGTTCAGCACTAACATCGAGGGGATCTATCTAACTGGGTTCAGACGTAGCCTGCGTCTGTGTCGGCGCCAGTCCCTAAGCACAAGCTCCAGTCAGCAGTCCTTCTACACACGCAGCGGCTACAATGCCCTCAACAACCCATACGAAGAGGTGGTACGATACCAGCGCAACCCGCAGGACAAACACCGCCTGGTCGCCCTCGTGG GTCCCTCTGGCGTTGGAGTGAACGAACTTCGCAGACGGTTAATCAAAATCAACCCAGTGACCTTTCAAGGGGCAGTGCCTC ACACGACACGAGCCGCGAGGAGCTATGAGGAGTCTGGTAAAGAGTATCACTTCATCAACAGGGAACTGTTTGAGAACATGGTTTACAACAACAG GTTTCTGGAATACGGGGAGTACAAAGATAATTTCTACGGCACTAGTCGTGATGCTGTGAAGGATGTTTTGAACAGTGGAAGGATCTGTGTCATCGACATCGAGCCTCAT GCCATCCAGTCAGTGAGGACACATGAGCTTAAGGCCTACATTATCTATGTGAAGCCGCCCACCGCAGAACGCATGAAGGAGACCAGAAAGGATGCTCAGATCACCACCAATTACTATGATAACAGACCTTTCAAA GAGGAAGACTTCCAGGAGATGGAGGTGGCAGCCAGGAAGATGGAGTCTCACTACTGCCAGTTCTTTGACTCTGTGATGGTGAACGACGGGCTGCAAGACTCATGTGTTCAGCTACTGAGGGCTGTGAGGAGGGCTCAGGATGAGCCACAGTGGGTTCCTGCCAGCTGGATACGACCCACAGAGGAGTTTTGA